The following proteins are co-located in the Leptospira weilii genome:
- the nuoE gene encoding NADH-quinone oxidoreductase subunit NuoE: protein MSYKFSEESEKRFQKMLEVFPDKRSLVLPCLYILQRENGFVDQDGMNYIADRLGDPISLAQVYGVATFYTLYNKKPVGKYHIQICGTSSCYLRGSDEIEKHICKRLGIHTGQTTPDGKFTLEEVECLGACGYAPMVQIGDDFYEQLTPEKVDRILDNLN, encoded by the coding sequence ATGAGCTACAAGTTTAGCGAAGAATCCGAAAAAAGATTCCAAAAGATGTTGGAAGTGTTTCCGGACAAACGCTCTCTTGTTCTCCCTTGTTTGTATATTTTACAGAGAGAAAACGGCTTTGTGGATCAGGACGGAATGAATTATATCGCGGACCGTCTGGGAGACCCGATTTCTCTCGCGCAAGTTTACGGTGTCGCGACGTTCTATACTCTCTACAACAAAAAACCGGTGGGTAAGTATCATATTCAAATTTGCGGAACTTCGAGCTGTTATCTGCGAGGAAGCGACGAAATCGAAAAACATATTTGCAAACGTTTGGGAATTCATACGGGACAGACGACTCCGGACGGTAAGTTCACTTTGGAAGAAGTGGAATGTCTGGGCGCCTGCGGTTACGCTCCGATGGTCCAGATAGGCGATGATTTTTACGAGCAACTGACTCCCGAAAAAGTGGACCGGATTCTCGATAACCTGAACTGA
- the nuoD gene encoding NADH dehydrogenase (quinone) subunit D — MMYEKTAEHFQQKYKNLPEGHLLVNLGPSHPATHGILQNVIQIDGERIVEAESVIGYVHRCFEKLGERYTYNQFLVCTDRMNYVSTPLNNIGWILAVEKMMQVDVPDRVTYVRMIISELSRIMDHIICTGILGVDLGAFSGMLHLFHHRENIYQIIEKLTGARLTTTFCRIGGLERDIYPDFAKEIKLVCKGLKPAIEEFNSLLLKNKIFLGRTEGIGGISAENAIAYGFTGPNLRAAGVDWDVRKDEPYLLYDKVDFDVPVGEDGSVLHRSLVRMEEMRQSIRIIEQLIDGIPTGPWHADLPHAYLPEKNKVYNNMEELIYHFKIIMHGVKVPPGEHYMATEAANGELGFYIVSEGEKSPWRVHVRRPCFWYYQSFAELVRGGLLADSVATMSSLNVIAGELDC, encoded by the coding sequence ATGATGTACGAAAAGACAGCGGAACATTTCCAACAGAAATATAAAAATCTTCCCGAAGGGCATCTTCTTGTAAACCTCGGACCTTCCCATCCGGCGACGCACGGAATTTTGCAAAACGTGATCCAGATTGACGGGGAAAGAATCGTGGAAGCCGAGTCCGTGATCGGATATGTGCATCGTTGTTTTGAAAAATTAGGAGAACGTTATACATACAATCAGTTCCTGGTCTGCACGGATCGGATGAACTACGTTTCCACTCCGCTAAACAACATCGGTTGGATTCTCGCGGTGGAAAAGATGATGCAAGTGGACGTGCCGGATCGCGTAACGTATGTGAGAATGATCATCTCCGAACTTTCCCGGATCATGGATCATATCATCTGCACGGGTATTCTCGGAGTGGATCTCGGGGCCTTTTCCGGAATGTTGCACCTTTTTCATCATCGCGAAAATATCTATCAAATTATTGAAAAACTCACCGGTGCGAGATTAACTACTACGTTTTGTAGAATCGGCGGACTCGAAAGAGATATCTATCCCGACTTCGCGAAGGAAATCAAACTCGTTTGTAAGGGACTGAAGCCCGCGATCGAGGAATTCAATAGTCTTCTTTTAAAGAATAAAATTTTTCTGGGACGCACCGAAGGAATCGGAGGAATTTCCGCCGAAAACGCGATCGCCTACGGGTTTACCGGGCCGAATCTCAGAGCCGCGGGAGTGGATTGGGACGTTCGTAAGGACGAGCCCTATCTATTGTATGATAAAGTCGACTTCGACGTTCCGGTCGGAGAGGACGGAAGCGTTCTGCACCGCAGTCTTGTGAGAATGGAAGAGATGCGTCAGTCGATCCGGATCATCGAACAGCTGATAGACGGAATCCCGACCGGACCCTGGCACGCGGATCTTCCGCATGCGTATCTTCCCGAAAAGAACAAAGTCTACAACAACATGGAAGAGTTGATCTATCACTTCAAAATCATCATGCACGGAGTCAAAGTTCCTCCGGGAGAACACTACATGGCGACGGAAGCCGCCAACGGAGAACTCGGATTTTACATCGTATCCGAAGGGGAAAAATCTCCCTGGAGAGTTCACGTTAGACGCCCTTGTTTCTGGTATTATCAATCGTTTGCGGAATTGGTTCGGGGAGGGCTTCTCGCCGATTCGGTTGCGACGATGAGTTCTTTGAACGTGATCGCGGGGGAGTTGGACTGCTGA
- a CDS encoding NADH-quinone oxidoreductase subunit C: MKEEIERFLKEKFPHFLDVQEPIVSNVPVFYLKAEGIVPVLNALKNHPTLNYNFLNDLTAVDWLGKKEPRFEVNYLLRSGNKAASKIRIKVRVEDGESVPSVTNVYKGANWPEREVYDLFGISFMGHPNLDRILMPDNFQGHPLRKDFPLEGFGQDYLIEDLLHIHVNEDITKEGGKK, translated from the coding sequence ATGAAAGAAGAAATAGAGCGTTTCCTCAAAGAAAAATTTCCGCATTTTTTGGACGTACAAGAACCGATCGTCTCCAACGTTCCGGTTTTTTATCTAAAGGCCGAAGGCATTGTTCCCGTATTGAACGCTCTTAAAAATCATCCGACACTGAATTATAATTTTCTAAACGACTTAACCGCGGTGGATTGGCTCGGAAAAAAAGAACCCCGATTCGAAGTCAATTATCTGCTTCGTTCCGGAAATAAGGCCGCGAGCAAAATTCGGATCAAGGTTCGGGTCGAAGACGGGGAATCTGTTCCCAGCGTGACTAACGTTTATAAGGGAGCCAACTGGCCGGAAAGGGAAGTATATGATCTTTTCGGAATATCCTTTATGGGTCATCCGAACCTGGATCGGATTTTGATGCCCGACAATTTTCAAGGACATCCCTTGCGGAAGGATTTTCCGTTGGAAGGATTCGGTCAGGATTATCTGATCGAGGACCTTCTTCATATCCACGTGAACGAGGATATTACCAAGGAAGGAGGGAAGAAGTAA
- a CDS encoding NADH-quinone oxidoreductase subunit B, translating to MGLSDLSKAPGQVLGDMLQLGNIESVIQWGRGNSLWPFPFATACCGIEYMSTACSDYDIARFGAERPSFSPRQADMILVLGTITYKMAPVLRQIYDQMAEPKFVISVGACASSGGMFNTYGVLQGVDRILPVDIYVPGCPPRPEAILDALVKLQTKLKTQGLEARRQEVMQKIQELNERNKPLVVR from the coding sequence ATGGGATTGAGTGATTTGAGTAAAGCTCCGGGTCAGGTCCTGGGAGACATGCTCCAGCTCGGAAACATCGAATCCGTGATTCAATGGGGAAGGGGCAACTCCCTTTGGCCTTTTCCCTTCGCTACCGCTTGTTGCGGAATCGAATATATGAGTACTGCCTGTTCCGATTACGACATCGCTCGTTTCGGGGCGGAACGTCCTTCGTTTTCTCCGCGTCAGGCGGACATGATTCTCGTATTGGGGACGATCACATACAAGATGGCTCCCGTTCTTCGACAGATTTACGATCAAATGGCGGAACCCAAGTTCGTCATTAGCGTCGGGGCTTGCGCTTCCTCCGGGGGAATGTTCAACACCTACGGAGTTTTGCAGGGGGTGGACCGAATTCTTCCGGTGGATATATATGTCCCCGGTTGTCCTCCCAGACCGGAAGCGATTTTAGACGCACTCGTTAAATTGCAGACGAAACTAAAAACCCAGGGACTGGAAGCGAGACGTCAGGAAGTGATGCAAAAAATCCAGGAATTGAACGAAAGAAATAAACCCCTGGTCGTACGATGA
- a CDS encoding NADH-quinone oxidoreductase subunit A, which produces MNSAPEHLGPLLIQFLFGVGFSALILTLAILIGPKKKSKPQDAFECGVQYYGDARGLFNIKFYLVAVLFILFDIEAVFLFPYAVNLIGFKNAGLGFFLVFEMFVFVLTLVVGLYYIWKKGALEWD; this is translated from the coding sequence ATGAATAGCGCTCCCGAACACCTTGGCCCGTTATTGATTCAATTTTTATTCGGAGTCGGATTCTCCGCTCTGATTCTTACCCTTGCCATACTCATCGGTCCGAAAAAAAAATCGAAGCCGCAAGACGCATTTGAGTGCGGAGTGCAGTATTACGGAGACGCGAGAGGATTGTTTAATATCAAGTTTTATCTGGTCGCGGTTCTTTTCATTCTCTTCGACATTGAGGCGGTCTTTTTGTTTCCTTACGCGGTCAATCTGATCGGATTCAAAAACGCTGGGCTCGGTTTTTTTCTCGTCTTCGAGATGTTTGTGTTTGTCCTGACCTTGGTTGTGGGTTTATACTATATCTGGAAGAAAGGAGCGCTGGAATGGGATTGA
- a CDS encoding MaoC family dehydratase codes for MAKVVLSSFAELEAYTGKEIGVSDYHTVTQEQVNKFADATLDHQWIHTDPNRAAKESPFGGTIAHGYLTLSMAPYLLSQILELKNIKMGINYGMEKLRFLEPVKVGSKLRIRAELVELKDLRGTARMTLKMTFETEGSAKAAAVGEVIYLYQFA; via the coding sequence ATGGCTAAGGTAGTATTGTCCAGTTTTGCAGAATTAGAGGCCTATACCGGAAAAGAAATCGGGGTTTCCGATTATCACACAGTAACTCAGGAACAGGTCAACAAATTCGCAGACGCAACCTTGGACCATCAGTGGATTCACACGGACCCAAATCGAGCGGCAAAAGAATCCCCTTTCGGAGGGACGATCGCACACGGTTATCTTACCTTATCCATGGCCCCATATCTCTTATCCCAAATATTAGAATTAAAGAATATTAAGATGGGAATTAATTATGGGATGGAAAAACTTCGGTTTTTAGAACCGGTAAAAGTAGGAAGCAAATTGAGGATTAGAGCGGAGTTGGTAGAGCTGAAAGACCTAAGAGGCACAGCGAGAATGACTCTGAAAATGACTTTTGAAACCGAAGGGTCCGCAAAAGCGGCCGCGGTAGGGGAAGTGATTTATCTATATCAATTCGCCTGA
- a CDS encoding MarR family winged helix-turn-helix transcriptional regulator — protein MSPRLIIYMISRIRDEFHKHLNLELKEKGLSPLTTTHADILFALVKKKKAQMQEIAKMINRDKSTLTALVDKLEVLGFVSRTKDSEDQRIVHLELTPKASSIRPVLLGISRSIVNNLYRGFTEGEKKELARLLMKLYQNQNRESATAIELLQ, from the coding sequence ATGAGTCCTAGACTGATCATCTATATGATCTCGAGAATTCGAGACGAATTTCACAAACATCTAAACCTAGAATTGAAAGAAAAGGGATTAAGTCCGTTAACAACCACTCATGCGGATATCCTGTTCGCACTCGTAAAAAAGAAAAAAGCGCAAATGCAGGAAATCGCCAAGATGATCAATCGAGACAAATCCACATTAACCGCTCTTGTCGATAAGCTGGAAGTGTTGGGATTTGTATCGAGAACGAAAGATTCGGAAGATCAGAGAATCGTCCATTTGGAACTTACTCCTAAGGCGTCTTCCATTCGACCCGTGCTGCTCGGAATTTCCAGGTCTATCGTGAACAATTTATATCGGGGCTTTACCGAAGGTGAAAAAAAAGAATTGGCTCGTCTGTTAATGAAGTTGTATCAAAATCAAAATCGCGAATCCGCCACAGCGATAGAACTCCTTCAGTAA
- a CDS encoding DUF3995 domain-containing protein → MLFIQIASWTSSLILFALSGIHFYWVVKGKIGTNNRVIPEIQGKPAFQPGRFATAIVGILLLLAALFPIGLQVSFGIFRYVFQYGTYFLSATFLLRAIGDFRLLGFFKKIRDTKFAKNDTAYYSPLCLLLSVLLFVSTL, encoded by the coding sequence ATGCTTTTTATTCAAATCGCCTCCTGGACTTCCAGTTTGATTTTATTCGCCCTTTCCGGAATTCATTTTTATTGGGTGGTGAAAGGAAAAATTGGAACCAATAATCGGGTTATTCCGGAAATACAAGGCAAACCGGCATTTCAACCCGGAAGGTTTGCCACCGCAATAGTAGGAATCCTTTTATTATTAGCGGCCTTATTTCCGATCGGTCTACAGGTTTCATTCGGAATTTTCCGATACGTTTTTCAATACGGAACGTACTTTTTATCCGCGACGTTTTTACTCAGAGCAATCGGAGATTTTCGACTTCTCGGCTTTTTCAAAAAGATTCGAGATACGAAATTTGCAAAAAACGACACCGCTTATTATTCTCCTCTTTGTCTTCTACTTTCCGTCCTTTTGTTCGTTTCCACACTCTAA